GGTCGGTGCCCGGGGACCTGCCGAGGCCGCTGCCGTTCAGGGACGTGCAGGAGATGGAGATTTCTGTGAACCGTGAGAGACCCCTCCGGCTGTCCCTGCCCCGTCCGTCCCTCCTGGCTGGCCTCGTCCTtccccgggggtccctgcaTGCCCACGGCTTCTCTCCCTGGGAGGCTGGCACCGGCTGTCAGCCCGGAGCTCCCTAAATCTGCATCCACCAGCATCATCCCGTCCTGAGCTGGTAGCACAGGGGAGCAGTGGGGACagcagggtccccagggtgccgcagggaagagaccagcccccccctccctggggatgggggcGATGGCAGCCCTCGGAGGTGGGATGTGCCCTGGCTGGTGTGGGGCTGTCCTGCTTGCCACCCCGGACCAGCTGAGGCCCTGTGTTGGGGTGGGTCAGTCAGCTGTGGTTAGTTCTGGTGCCCAAAGGACCTTGTGGCATGCATTTCCCTGGGGCTGTCCCTTGTCCCTCTTAGCACCTGGCTCCTACAAAGGGCCTGGGGGCCAGGACCAGCGGCTTCACTCAGGCTTTCTTCCTCGGCAGTGAGAACCAGTGTCACGTCCCACTATGAGACAGTCTATCGCAGCACCACGGCTCAGGAGGAAGCAGCGCTGGATGTGGCTACTGCACGAGGTACTGGGACAAGGGATTATGGTAGCTGCGTGtcgcggtttagccccagccagcaactcagcaccacgcagccgcttgctcactccccctgccccggtaggatgggggagagaatcggagaagtaagagtgagaaacactcctgggttgagataagaacagtttactaattgaaacaaaataaagtacaatagtagtagtaataataacagtataataataacaataataataataataataatatacaaagcaagtgatgcacaatgtaattgctcaccacctgccgaccgatacccagacagttcccgagcagcaatcgctgctccctggccaacccccccagtttctatactgagcaggatgccatatggtatggaatggccctttggtcagtttggatcaactattctggctgtgccccctcccagtttcttgtgcacctggcagagcatgggaagctgaaaagtccttgactagcataagcagtacttagcaataactaaaacatcagtgtgttatcagcattattctcacactaaatccaaaacacagcactatgcttgctactaggaagaaaattaactctattccagccaaaacaagGACACTGGGGGAGCAGGCTCTTCTTTCTGAGGCTGGTTAAGCGGAAGACTTGGCTTCCGCTGCGTCtcagggtgggatggggattGGAGTGAAATTCCCAGCCCTGCTAGCGCCTCCATCTTCCCCAGAGGCTGACGCTGCTCTGCACCTGCTGCAGGATGCCTCGTTGGGCTCTCTGACTGTGTACGTGGTCCCTGAAAcctcctctctcctgcctcAGGTAGGGAGCAGCACCCTGCGGTGCCAGCTTCTGCGTACTTCACCCCTCGAAGGTGCCCTGGGGGGAGGCATCGTCCCCAGGCTGTTGCAGGTGGCACCGCGCTGTTCTGCAGTGTGTTGGCaggacccagccctgctcccggCCCTcacccctgccccttccccagggcaTCAGCGTCTACGTGGGGAAGCACCGCAGCGCCCTGGtaagggctggggggggcctgGCCACCCTCCGCACCCGCATCCGGCAGCTCACGCAGGTGATGTCCTTCACGGCCAGCTCCATTGCCGCCGCCCTCTCAGACCGCGTGCCCGATGGCCAGCTCAGCCCTGACGCCCGGCGGCACTTGAAATCCAGCCTGGGTATGGACGTGTGCCCCAGCCCTGTTCCCTGACCTGGGGAAGGCCTGCTGGCTCTGGGGGAGATGCTGTTCCTGCTGTACCTGTAGCATCCCTGGATATATTCTGGGGTAACAGACCCTGGGGTCTTGCCTTTCCCCTTGGCAGTTGCTCTGGGTCAGGATCCGTGTTGTGATTGCTGTGTGTTGGGGCACTGGTGCACGACCCTGCattggggagggctggggaggaggggatcAGGTCCTGCTGCTCTTGGGAGTTCTGTCACGGCCGCGTGCCCAGCCTTGGCATCACCAGGCGATGGCCGTGCCAGCGCCTCACAGGCTGTGGGTCCTCGGCAGGGTATGAGATCACCTTCAGCCTGCTAAACCCCGACCCCAAGTCCCACACCGTGGACTGGGACATTGAGGATGCTGTGAACCGGTACGTGCAGCCCGTCCTGGACAAACTGAGCTTGGTGGCCAACTTCTCTGTTGACTCGCAGGTGAGGGCTGGGAGGGGCAATGGggagagcccagccctggccttCCTGGGTGCCCCAGGACGCGCTTCTCTGCCAGCAACGTCTTTGTTGTGTGTCTGCAGATCCTGTACTACGCCGTCCTAGGAGTGACACCACGCTTTGACAAGGAGTCCTCCAGCTTCCTTCTGAGCGCCCACAGCCTCCCGCACGTCATTAACCCTGTGGAGGCCAGGCTGGGTGAGCACTGCGCTCCCGACTCAGCCGTCACAGGCTCTGCTGAGGGAGGGGGGACAGCTGTGCCTGTGGCCTgtgccccttccctccccatggcaccatgccctgccagccctggatGGGAGCGAGGGTGACTGAGACCTTCCGGGCTGGCGGTTCTGCTCAGGGCttgctgtggaaggaggagtagggctgggctctgccccagcGCTGCGCGCGGGCAGTCTGCTCTCACTGTCCCTGCCAGCTAGGGGTGTTCTTTTGACTTTGTCCTGCTCCAGGCTCCAGCGCTGCCTCACTCTACCCCGTCCTGAACTTCCTGCTGTACGTGCCGGAGCGCTCCCACTCCCCTCTGTACATCCAGGACAAGGATGGAACCCCAGTGAGCACCAACGCCTTCCACAGCCCCCGCTGGGGCGGCATCATGGTACGGGGCCGTGGGGGCACTGGCAGCGCTAGGGCAAGGCAGCggctccccatccccaccagccccagggctcCGGCTGCTCCTCGCTGATACACT
This window of the Pelecanus crispus isolate bPelCri1 chromosome 12, bPelCri1.pri, whole genome shotgun sequence genome carries:
- the PIGS gene encoding GPI-anchor transamidase component PIGS; translation: MAAAAAAAAAADEAERARGRRAALSFAAIAVVLGLPLWWRTTETYRAALPYADIDGLGQLPFQLAVPVAVVFAPGSVPGDLPRPLPFRDVQEMEISVNLRTSVTSHYETVYRSTTAQEEAALDVATAREADAALHLLQDASLGSLTVYVVPETSSLLPQGISVYVGKHRSALVRAGGGLATLRTRIRQLTQVMSFTASSIAAALSDRVPDGQLSPDARRHLKSSLGYEITFSLLNPDPKSHTVDWDIEDAVNRYVQPVLDKLSLVANFSVDSQILYYAVLGVTPRFDKESSSFLLSAHSLPHVINPVEARLGSSAASLYPVLNFLLYVPERSHSPLYIQDKDGTPVSTNAFHSPRWGGIMIYNVEAPASPQASLPLHVDVDMVRVMEVFLAQLRLLFGLSREELPAEFLLESPGNEGLADWELDRLLWAHTVENIATVSTTLTSLAQLLDKIGNIVIKDDVASEVYRAVASVQSAMAELATGHLHSAFQASKEAVTSSERAFFDPSLLHLLYFPDDQKFAIYIPLFLPMAVPILLSLAKIVREARQRKKEPTKMD